One window of the Leptotrichia hongkongensis genome contains the following:
- a CDS encoding NUDIX hydrolase N-terminal domain-containing protein: MKDGKKSEKKVEEEKWLNWAIELQSLAQAGLAYGKDKFDIERFERIREISAEMVAHKTDISIEKVKNLFCNEVGYQTPKIDTRAAIFENNKILLIQESNGKWALPGGWADVHLSVKENVLKEVKEEAGIEASAEMIVALLDVTKNQGKAIPYGITKIFVLCEYVSGKFEKNIETIDSQYFGIDELPELATNKTTAEQIQMCFKANENRDKWKVIFD; the protein is encoded by the coding sequence GTGAAAGATGGAAAAAAATCAGAGAAAAAAGTGGAAGAGGAAAAATGGTTAAATTGGGCAATTGAATTGCAAAGTCTGGCTCAAGCGGGACTTGCGTATGGAAAGGATAAGTTTGATATTGAGCGATTTGAGAGAATTAGAGAGATTTCAGCAGAGATGGTAGCTCATAAGACTGATATTTCGATAGAAAAAGTAAAAAATCTGTTTTGCAATGAAGTTGGATATCAGACGCCTAAAATTGATACTAGAGCTGCAATTTTTGAAAATAATAAGATTTTACTAATTCAGGAGAGTAATGGAAAATGGGCATTGCCAGGCGGATGGGCAGATGTTCATCTTTCAGTTAAGGAAAATGTGCTAAAGGAAGTTAAGGAGGAAGCTGGAATTGAAGCAAGTGCAGAAATGATAGTAGCCTTACTGGATGTAACAAAAAATCAAGGAAAAGCAATTCCTTATGGCATAACAAAAATTTTTGTGTTGTGTGAATATGTTAGTGGAAAATTTGAGAAAAATATAGAAACAATTGATAGTCAATATTTTGGAATTGATGAATTGCCAGAGCTTGCAACTAATAAAACTACCGCTGAGCAGATACAGATGTGTTTTAAAGCTAATGAAAATAGAGATAAATGGAAAGTGATTTTTGATTAG
- a CDS encoding DNA-3-methyladenine glycosylase, whose protein sequence is MKKNNIHNMKEFFEQDTVSLAKNLLGKLILVKKNNELLGGYIVETEAYLGVVDRACHGFEGKLTPKVEALFGKAGTVYIYTMHTHKMLNIVSCEEGNPQAVLIRGIEPVINVERMIENRGKEGILISNGPGKLTKAMGIGDVFNKSKICEITKKFQKVSKKSIYDIENMEENILYIDFENSKIPKNIESSARIGIPNKGIWTEKELRYFVTGNKYVSGMKKSEFKDECWK, encoded by the coding sequence ATGAAAAAAAATAATATACATAATATGAAAGAATTTTTTGAACAGGATACAGTTTCGCTTGCAAAAAATTTACTTGGAAAATTAATACTCGTAAAAAAAAATAATGAATTATTAGGAGGATATATTGTAGAAACGGAAGCTTATTTGGGAGTAGTAGATAGGGCTTGTCACGGATTTGAAGGAAAATTGACTCCAAAGGTTGAGGCCTTGTTTGGGAAAGCGGGAACAGTTTATATTTATACTATGCATACACATAAAATGCTTAATATTGTAAGTTGTGAAGAAGGAAATCCACAGGCAGTATTAATTAGAGGAATTGAGCCTGTGATAAATGTTGAAAGAATGATTGAAAATAGAGGAAAAGAGGGAATTTTAATTAGCAATGGACCTGGAAAATTGACAAAGGCGATGGGAATCGGAGATGTGTTCAACAAAAGTAAGATTTGTGAAATCACGAAAAAATTTCAGAAAGTATCAAAAAAATCAATTTATGATATTGAAAATATGGAAGAAAATATACTTTATATTGATTTTGAGAACAGTAAAATACCTAAAAATATCGAGAGTTCAGCAAGAATAGGTATTCCAAATAAAGGAATCTGGACAGAAAAGGAATTACGATATTTTGTTACAGGGAATAAATATGTTTCAGGAATGAAAAAATCTGAGTTTAAAGATGAGTGCTGGAAATAA
- the purC gene encoding phosphoribosylaminoimidazolesuccinocarboxamide synthase: MEKREQIYEGKAKSIFSTDKADEIIMYFKDDATAFNGVKKDQLEDKGILNNKISTLIYEYLIKNGVKTHWIETLNEREQLCKKVEIVPLEVIIRNRATGSFVKRYGAEEGKIFKRPTFELSYKNDDLGDPLLNDDHALALELVTEDELAEIKKQTFLINDLLSKLFDKMNLILVDYKIEFGRDKDGNILLADEISPDSMRLWDKDTLKKLDKDRFRQDLGDVMGAYREVLRRLEEVLK; this comes from the coding sequence ATGGAAAAAAGAGAACAAATTTATGAAGGAAAAGCAAAATCAATTTTTTCAACAGATAAAGCAGATGAAATAATTATGTATTTTAAGGATGATGCAACAGCTTTTAATGGGGTAAAAAAAGACCAGTTGGAAGATAAGGGGATTTTGAATAATAAAATTTCTACGTTGATTTATGAATATTTGATAAAAAATGGTGTGAAAACTCACTGGATTGAAACTTTGAATGAAAGGGAGCAACTTTGTAAAAAAGTGGAAATTGTGCCTTTGGAAGTGATTATTAGAAATAGGGCGACTGGAAGTTTTGTGAAAAGATATGGAGCGGAAGAAGGAAAAATTTTTAAAAGACCTACATTTGAACTGTCGTATAAAAATGATGATTTAGGAGATCCGCTATTGAACGATGATCATGCTTTGGCTTTGGAATTGGTAACTGAAGATGAATTGGCTGAGATTAAAAAGCAAACTTTTTTGATAAATGACTTGCTTTCAAAATTATTTGATAAAATGAACTTGATTTTAGTGGATTATAAAATTGAGTTTGGAAGAGATAAGGATGGGAATATTTTGCTGGCTGATGAAATAAGTCCAGATTCAATGAGATTATGGGATAAGGATACACTTAAAAAATTGGATAAGGATAGATTTAGACAGGATTTAGGAGATGTAATGGGAGCATATCGTGAAGTTTTACGTCGTTTGGAAGAAGTGCTGAAATAA
- the hpf gene encoding ribosome hibernation-promoting factor, HPF/YfiA family has product MKIIISGKQLKITDAIKTYTEEKISRISKYSEAITEVDVVLTVEDTKSEGPIHKADGLVYASGTKIKIEAENKDLYAAIDDLADRLERQVRKYKEKQKDYNKKGSH; this is encoded by the coding sequence ATGAAAATCATTATTAGCGGAAAACAACTTAAAATTACAGATGCAATTAAAACTTATACTGAAGAAAAAATAAGCAGAATTTCTAAGTATTCGGAAGCTATCACAGAAGTCGATGTTGTTCTGACAGTCGAAGACACAAAATCTGAAGGGCCAATTCATAAAGCTGACGGATTAGTTTATGCAAGCGGTACAAAGATAAAAATAGAAGCTGAAAACAAAGATCTGTATGCAGCAATTGATGACTTAGCTGACAGACTAGAAAGACAAGTCAGAAAATATAAAGAAAAACAAAAAGATTATAATAAAAAAGGTTCGCATTAA
- the purE gene encoding 5-(carboxyamino)imidazole ribonucleotide mutase, whose amino-acid sequence MKVAIFFGSQSDTEKMRGAANCLKEFGIGYEAYVLSAHRVPEKLEEVLADVEKKGAEVIIAGAGLAAHLPGVIASKTILPVVGVPLNGAIGGLDALYSIVQMPKSIPVATVGIDNSYNAGMLAVQILAVKYPEIKEKLINFRKEMKAKFIADNEKKIEL is encoded by the coding sequence ATGAAAGTAGCAATATTTTTTGGAAGTCAGTCGGATACTGAAAAAATGAGAGGTGCAGCAAATTGTCTGAAGGAATTTGGGATTGGGTACGAGGCTTATGTACTGTCAGCTCACAGGGTTCCTGAAAAATTGGAGGAAGTTCTTGCAGATGTGGAAAAGAAAGGGGCTGAAGTGATTATCGCTGGAGCTGGGCTTGCGGCACATTTACCAGGAGTTATTGCTTCAAAGACAATTCTTCCAGTTGTAGGCGTACCTTTAAATGGAGCGATTGGAGGGCTTGATGCACTTTATTCAATTGTACAGATGCCAAAGTCTATTCCTGTGGCAACAGTTGGAATTGATAATTCATATAATGCAGGAATGCTGGCTGTGCAGATTTTAGCGGTGAAATATCCTGAAATTAAGGAAAAACTGATTAATTTCAGAAAAGAAATGAAGGCTAAGTTTATTGCGGATAATGAGAAAAAAATTGAATTATAA
- a CDS encoding GNAT family N-acetyltransferase, whose protein sequence is MKIRKATINDLKELARIEQECFPVAEAATEEIFCKRLEVYPDFFWILENEAGEIVSFVNGMAIDNEILTDEIFENPDLHNKNGDWQMIFGVNTLPEFRRKGYAERVLRRVVEDTKKDGRKGIVLTCKDKLVSFYEKIGFVNEGLSDSTHGNAIWYNMRIIF, encoded by the coding sequence ATGAAAATTAGAAAAGCTACAATTAATGATTTGAAAGAATTGGCGAGAATTGAGCAGGAATGTTTTCCTGTAGCAGAAGCGGCAACTGAAGAAATTTTTTGTAAGAGACTGGAAGTTTATCCAGATTTTTTTTGGATTTTGGAAAATGAGGCTGGGGAAATTGTTTCATTTGTAAATGGCATGGCTATAGATAATGAGATTCTTACGGATGAGATATTTGAAAATCCTGATTTACATAATAAAAATGGCGATTGGCAAATGATTTTTGGAGTGAATACGCTTCCAGAGTTTAGAAGGAAAGGTTATGCTGAAAGAGTTTTGAGAAGAGTTGTGGAAGATACGAAAAAAGATGGTAGGAAAGGCATTGTTTTGACTTGTAAAGATAAACTTGTTTCATTTTATGAAAAAATTGGATTCGTGAATGAAGGATTGTCGGACTCAACGCATGGAAATGCGATTTGGTATAATATGAGAATAATTTTTTAA
- a CDS encoding phosphoribosylformylglycinamidine synthase translates to MNYRIFVEKKEDFRVEAQNLFSDLKENIGIDGLVDVRVLNIYDVFNLGENDLEKLEKTVFSEINVDNVFRSFDEVFKEKDSENVYFSVEFLPGQYDQRADSAIQCINLLIDKDNNINVKSGKLIILYGKISPDELARIKKYYINEVEAREKDLNVLSENVETENTDDVIVYEGFTEKTKEEIESLKNELELAMTVNDLLFIQEYFKNEEKRNPTETEIRVLDTYWSDHCRHTTFETIIDDIKVENETYKNIIEKAINEYLESREYVHADRISKKPMTLMDLATIFGKDQRKNGNLPDLEVSDEINACSIYIDVPIERIDENGKKNTVTEKWILQFKNETHNHPTEIEPFGGASTCIGGAIRDPLSGRTYVYQAVRISGSADPTEKIEDTMAGKLPQKVITQVASHGFSSYGNQIGLATTHVNEIYDEGYKAKRMELGLVVGAAPAENIIREKPENGDIVILLGGRTGRDGIGGATGSSKEHTTESSEKSSAEVQKGNAIVERKIQRLFRNRNVTKLIKKCNDFGAGGVSVAIGELADGLEIDLNKVRVKYIGLNGTELAISESQERMAVVIEKQNLDKFIEFANEENLEAYQVAEINDSNRLVMKYNGKAIVDISRDFLNTNGAASNINITIENTPRLNLNREIEGNDFRNKFVNNLKDLNVASQRGLVETFDATIGATTVLMPFGGKYQLTPAEVSVQKVSVINAETDVSSMVGYGYNPYVAKQSTFHGGAYAVIESMAKVVAGGGNYKNIRFTFQEYFERLGQDSKKWGKPLSALLGALHIQKAFGLPSIGGKDSMSGTFNEISVPPTLVSFAVSVTDAENVISSEFKKAGNNVYLITTPNDENDLPKLDELKANFDFITENIRNKKIVSAMAVKNGGIAESIAKMAFGNELGVDVLAQIDENDWFKVNYGAFIVETAENIEYKNAMLLGKVTDEAKIAVNGITFELDELIGNWENKLEKIFPTKKEVAKEHEIAHCEGLKYEKLAKIEHENIISNISNTYAKPRVFIPVFPGTNSEYDLERAFNREGGISKIGVFNNLSHRNILNSIDNFVKEINNSQILMLPGGFSAGDEPDGSAKFMVAVLKNKKVKEAVENLLKRDGLILGICNGFQALIKSGLLPYGEIRELNETSPTLTFNAIDKHMSKIVQTKIITNNSPWLSDMEEGDIHSVPISHGEGRIIITEEEYKKLFKNNQIATKYVGLDGNSTMDSQFNPNGSYYAIEGMLAHNGRIFGKMGHSERKGKNVYKNIYGNKEQNIFRNGIKFFK, encoded by the coding sequence ATGAATTATAGAATCTTTGTGGAAAAAAAAGAAGATTTTAGAGTGGAAGCACAGAATTTGTTTAGTGACTTGAAGGAGAACATCGGGATAGATGGACTTGTTGATGTAAGAGTCTTGAATATTTATGATGTATTTAACTTGGGTGAAAATGATTTGGAAAAATTGGAAAAAACTGTATTTTCGGAAATAAACGTTGACAATGTTTTTAGGTCATTTGACGAAGTGTTTAAGGAAAAAGATTCAGAAAATGTGTATTTTTCAGTGGAGTTTTTGCCGGGCCAATATGATCAGAGAGCGGATTCTGCAATTCAATGTATAAATTTATTGATTGACAAAGATAATAATATTAACGTAAAAAGCGGAAAATTGATAATTTTATACGGAAAAATTTCTCCTGATGAACTTGCGAGAATAAAAAAATATTATATAAATGAGGTTGAGGCAAGAGAAAAAGATTTAAATGTTCTAAGTGAAAATGTCGAAACTGAAAATACGGATGATGTTATTGTTTATGAAGGATTTACTGAAAAAACAAAAGAGGAAATCGAAAGTCTTAAAAATGAATTGGAACTGGCGATGACTGTGAATGACTTGCTATTTATTCAGGAATATTTTAAAAACGAGGAAAAAAGAAATCCTACGGAAACTGAAATTCGTGTTCTTGATACTTACTGGAGCGATCATTGCCGACACACAACTTTTGAAACAATTATTGATGATATAAAAGTTGAAAATGAAACTTATAAAAATATTATTGAAAAGGCTATTAATGAGTATTTGGAAAGCAGGGAGTACGTTCATGCTGACAGAATTTCTAAAAAGCCTATGACTCTTATGGATCTTGCTACAATTTTTGGAAAAGATCAGAGAAAAAATGGGAACTTGCCAGATTTGGAAGTTTCGGATGAGATAAATGCGTGTTCGATTTATATTGATGTGCCAATTGAAAGAATTGATGAAAATGGGAAAAAGAATACAGTTACTGAAAAATGGATTTTGCAGTTTAAGAATGAAACTCATAACCATCCAACAGAAATTGAGCCGTTTGGAGGGGCTTCTACTTGTATTGGTGGAGCAATCCGTGATCCATTATCTGGAAGAACTTATGTTTATCAGGCTGTGAGAATTAGCGGTTCTGCTGATCCGACTGAAAAAATTGAGGATACAATGGCTGGGAAATTGCCACAAAAGGTTATTACGCAAGTAGCTTCACACGGATTTTCTTCTTACGGAAATCAGATTGGACTTGCGACAACTCACGTGAATGAAATTTACGATGAAGGATATAAGGCTAAAAGGATGGAACTGGGGCTAGTTGTGGGAGCGGCACCTGCTGAAAATATTATTCGTGAAAAGCCTGAAAATGGGGATATTGTAATTTTACTTGGAGGAAGAACTGGAAGAGACGGAATTGGAGGAGCAACTGGATCGTCTAAGGAGCATACAACAGAATCTTCAGAAAAATCAAGCGCTGAAGTGCAAAAAGGAAATGCAATTGTTGAAAGAAAAATTCAAAGACTTTTCAGAAACAGAAATGTTACAAAATTAATTAAGAAATGTAATGACTTTGGAGCTGGAGGAGTTTCAGTTGCAATCGGGGAACTGGCTGACGGGCTTGAAATTGACTTGAATAAGGTAAGAGTGAAATATATTGGGCTAAATGGTACGGAACTTGCTATTTCAGAATCGCAGGAGAGAATGGCAGTTGTTATTGAAAAACAAAACTTGGATAAATTTATAGAATTTGCAAATGAGGAAAATCTGGAAGCGTATCAAGTGGCTGAAATTAACGATTCAAATAGGCTTGTTATGAAATACAATGGAAAAGCGATTGTAGATATTTCAAGAGATTTCCTAAATACAAACGGAGCTGCTTCAAATATCAATATCACAATTGAAAATACACCAAGATTGAATTTAAACAGGGAAATTGAAGGAAATGACTTTAGAAACAAATTTGTAAATAACTTGAAAGATTTGAATGTAGCTTCACAAAGAGGATTAGTTGAAACTTTTGACGCAACAATCGGGGCAACTACTGTATTAATGCCATTTGGTGGGAAATATCAGTTGACGCCTGCGGAAGTTTCGGTACAGAAAGTGTCTGTAATTAATGCGGAAACAGATGTCTCTTCAATGGTTGGGTATGGATATAATCCTTATGTTGCAAAACAAAGTACATTCCATGGCGGTGCTTACGCTGTAATTGAGTCAATGGCAAAAGTTGTCGCTGGTGGAGGAAACTACAAAAACATCAGATTTACATTCCAGGAATATTTTGAAAGACTGGGGCAGGATTCTAAAAAATGGGGTAAACCATTATCAGCATTATTAGGAGCATTGCACATTCAAAAAGCCTTTGGATTGCCGTCAATTGGTGGAAAGGACTCAATGAGCGGAACATTTAACGAAATTTCTGTACCGCCAACATTGGTATCGTTTGCAGTAAGCGTTACAGATGCCGAAAATGTGATTTCTAGCGAATTTAAAAAGGCTGGAAACAATGTGTACTTAATTACAACGCCAAATGATGAAAATGACTTGCCAAAACTTGATGAATTAAAGGCAAACTTTGATTTTATAACTGAAAATATAAGAAATAAAAAAATTGTATCTGCTATGGCTGTGAAAAATGGTGGAATTGCAGAAAGCATTGCAAAAATGGCATTTGGAAATGAACTGGGTGTGGATGTTTTGGCACAAATTGATGAAAATGACTGGTTTAAAGTAAATTACGGAGCATTTATTGTGGAAACTGCTGAAAATATTGAGTATAAAAATGCGATGTTGCTTGGAAAAGTTACTGATGAAGCCAAAATTGCTGTAAATGGAATAACTTTTGAATTGGATGAGTTAATCGGAAATTGGGAAAACAAACTTGAAAAAATCTTCCCAACAAAAAAAGAAGTGGCAAAAGAGCATGAAATTGCACATTGTGAAGGCTTAAAATATGAAAAACTTGCTAAAATTGAGCATGAAAATATAATTAGTAATATCTCAAACACTTATGCAAAACCTAGAGTGTTTATACCAGTATTTCCAGGAACAAATTCAGAATATGATCTAGAAAGAGCATTTAACCGTGAAGGAGGAATTTCTAAAATAGGAGTGTTTAACAACTTGTCTCATAGAAATATTTTAAATTCAATTGATAATTTTGTTAAAGAAATTAATAATTCACAGATTTTAATGCTGCCAGGAGGATTTAGTGCAGGAGATGAGCCAGATGGTTCTGCTAAATTTATGGTTGCTGTCCTAAAAAATAAAAAAGTAAAAGAAGCTGTGGAAAATTTACTAAAGAGAGATGGACTAATCTTAGGAATTTGTAACGGTTTCCAAGCACTTATAAAATCAGGATTACTTCCTTACGGGGAAATTCGTGAATTGAACGAAACTTCACCAACTTTAACCTTTAACGCAATTGATAAACATATGTCAAAAATCGTGCAGACAAAAATTATAACAAATAACTCTCCGTGGCTTTCTGATATGGAAGAGGGAGATATTCACTCTGTTCCGATTTCTCACGGCGAAGGAAGAATAATTATTACAGAGGAAGAATACAAAAAATTATTCAAAAATAATCAAATTGCAACAAAATATGTAGGTTTAGATGGAAATTCAACTATGGATTCTCAATTTAACCCAAACGGTTCATATTATGCAATTGAAGGAATGCTTGCTCATAATGGTAGAATTTTTGGGAAAATGGGACATTCTGAAAGAAAAGGAAAGAATGTTTATAAAAATATTTACGGAAATAAAGAGCAGAATATTTTTAGAAATGGAATAAAATTTTTTAAATAA
- the purF gene encoding amidophosphoribosyltransferase → MIKSLNEECGVFGVYGHPDAARLTYYGLHSLQHRGQEAAGIVVSDGKRVNGHRGPGLVSEVFNDDRIFNRLEGNSAIGHVRYATSGSSSERNIQPFLFQFFDGSIALAHNGNLINARTLKRELEEHGAIFHSSSDTEVLVHLIRRSKEKDFLSQLKDALRQVKGGFSFVIQTQTELYGAVDPFEFRPLILGRTKNGAYILASETCALEIVGAEFIRNIRSGEVAIIDESGYRIEKYTENTSTAIAAMEYVYFARPDSDISGVNVHKSRKRCGRRLAQEAPVEHADIIIGVPNSSLSAASGYAEEIGKPYEMGLIKNQYVARTFIQPTQELREQGVRMKLSAVKSVVKDKVVVMIDDSIVRGTTSSRIVQLLKEAGAKEVHVRIASPEFKFPIFYGIDVSKSSELISANKTVEEVREYIGADSLAFLSIDGLIESIGLDFDAPYTGLCMECFNGDYPAGLGDYEKEFYASLTPIQKEALEKLKK, encoded by the coding sequence ATGATTAAGAGTTTGAATGAGGAATGTGGAGTATTTGGAGTTTATGGACATCCTGATGCGGCAAGACTTACTTATTACGGGCTTCATAGCCTTCAGCATAGAGGGCAGGAAGCGGCAGGAATTGTGGTAAGTGATGGAAAACGTGTAAATGGACATCGTGGGCCTGGATTAGTGTCAGAAGTATTTAATGATGACAGAATATTTAATCGTCTGGAAGGGAATAGTGCCATAGGGCATGTGCGGTATGCAACTTCTGGGAGTAGCAGTGAACGTAATATTCAGCCATTTTTATTCCAATTTTTTGATGGAAGCATTGCTTTGGCACACAATGGAAACTTGATTAATGCAAGGACGTTAAAAAGAGAGCTAGAAGAACACGGTGCAATTTTTCATTCTTCGTCTGATACTGAAGTATTGGTTCACTTGATAAGAAGAAGCAAGGAAAAAGATTTTCTGAGCCAGTTAAAAGATGCATTGCGTCAAGTAAAAGGTGGCTTTTCTTTCGTAATTCAAACTCAGACAGAATTGTATGGGGCAGTAGATCCATTTGAATTTCGTCCTTTAATTCTAGGAAGAACAAAAAATGGAGCTTATATTTTGGCAAGTGAAACATGTGCATTGGAAATTGTGGGAGCAGAATTTATTAGAAATATAAGATCTGGAGAAGTTGCTATCATTGATGAAAGTGGATATAGAATAGAAAAATATACTGAAAACACTTCAACTGCCATTGCGGCAATGGAATATGTGTATTTTGCACGTCCTGATTCAGATATTTCTGGAGTAAACGTTCATAAGTCACGTAAAAGATGTGGAAGAAGATTGGCACAGGAAGCCCCAGTCGAACATGCAGATATTATAATTGGAGTTCCTAATTCATCATTGTCAGCAGCAAGTGGATATGCAGAGGAAATCGGAAAACCTTATGAAATGGGATTAATTAAAAATCAATATGTAGCACGTACTTTTATTCAGCCAACTCAGGAATTACGTGAGCAAGGTGTCAGAATGAAATTGTCAGCTGTAAAAAGCGTTGTAAAAGATAAAGTTGTAGTTATGATAGATGACTCAATAGTCCGTGGGACAACTTCAAGCCGTATAGTTCAGCTGTTAAAAGAAGCGGGAGCAAAGGAAGTACATGTCCGTATTGCATCTCCAGAATTTAAATTTCCTATTTTTTATGGAATAGATGTTTCAAAATCGTCTGAATTGATTTCGGCAAATAAAACTGTTGAGGAAGTAAGAGAATATATAGGAGCAGATTCGCTTGCATTTCTTAGCATAGATGGGCTGATTGAGTCAATAGGGCTTGATTTTGACGCACCTTATACAGGGCTTTGCATGGAATGTTTTAATGGAGATTATCCAGCTGGATTGGGTGATTACGAAAAAGAATTTT
- a CDS encoding phosphopentomutase — MKKIERITLIVLDSVGAGELPDANLFDDCGSNTLGNMAKAYGGMSLPNMGKLGLGNITEIEGTPAVEKAEGAYGRAIEVSHGKDSTTGHWEIAGVPLERPFPNYKDGFSDEVIKEFEEKTGRKVMLNKPISGTVAIDQYGEEQIRTGNWIVYGSADPVFQIAANEEIIPLEELYKACEIALEICNEKSPVARVIARPYVGKKVGEFKRTANRHDFSIDPPKESMLERLEKAGLDVVGIGKTSDLFNGKGITDNRKANQDNLDGIKKTIAALKEDTKGLIFTNLVDFDAVYGHRRNVEGYVKALIEFDNWLPEIEKNLKDDEILIITADHGNDPTYKGTDHTREYIPIMIYGKNVKKNVNIGTRKTFADIAATVEEILLGTEKEGSFAKEILED; from the coding sequence ATGAAAAAAATAGAAAGAATTACATTAATTGTACTAGACAGTGTTGGAGCAGGAGAATTGCCTGATGCAAATTTATTTGATGATTGCGGGTCAAATACCTTAGGAAATATGGCAAAAGCGTATGGTGGAATGAGCTTGCCTAATATGGGGAAATTGGGGCTTGGAAATATTACTGAGATTGAAGGGACTCCAGCTGTGGAGAAAGCTGAAGGGGCTTATGGAAGAGCGATTGAAGTATCGCATGGAAAAGATTCAACAACTGGACATTGGGAAATTGCTGGTGTACCGCTAGAACGTCCATTTCCAAATTATAAAGATGGATTTTCAGATGAGGTTATAAAGGAATTTGAAGAAAAAACTGGAAGAAAAGTTATGCTAAATAAGCCAATTTCAGGAACTGTCGCAATTGATCAATATGGGGAAGAGCAAATTAGAACAGGTAACTGGATAGTTTACGGTTCAGCAGATCCTGTATTCCAGATTGCTGCAAATGAAGAAATTATACCATTGGAAGAACTTTACAAGGCGTGTGAAATTGCACTTGAAATTTGTAATGAGAAATCACCTGTGGCAAGGGTAATTGCAAGACCTTATGTTGGTAAAAAAGTAGGAGAATTTAAGAGAACTGCGAATAGACACGACTTTTCAATTGATCCTCCAAAAGAAAGCATGCTTGAAAGATTGGAAAAAGCTGGACTTGATGTAGTGGGAATTGGAAAAACGAGCGACTTGTTCAATGGAAAAGGAATTACAGATAATAGAAAAGCTAATCAGGATAATCTAGACGGAATTAAGAAAACGATAGCTGCATTGAAGGAAGATACAAAAGGATTGATTTTTACTAACTTAGTTGATTTTGATGCTGTTTACGGACACAGAAGAAATGTTGAAGGATATGTAAAGGCTCTAATTGAATTTGATAACTGGCTGCCTGAAATCGAGAAAAACTTGAAAGATGATGAAATCTTGATTATCACAGCTGATCACGGAAACGATCCTACATACAAAGGGACAGATCATACGAGAGAATATATACCTATAATGATTTATGGTAAAAATGTTAAAAAGAATGTAAATATTGGAACTAGAAAAACTTTTGCGGATATTGCGGCAACTGTTGAGGAAATTTTATTGGGAACTGAAAAAGAAGGAAGCTTTGCAAAAGAAATTTTGGAAGACTAA